Part of the Corticium candelabrum chromosome 15, ooCorCand1.1, whole genome shotgun sequence genome, ACTCGCGTGAAGTGGCTTGTGGCACGTGAGTTGTCAACAATTATTAGAATTCTCCAGTATACGACGGCTCTAGGCGACTGCTAACAATAGATTGCCAACTTCAGATCACAACAGCTGCTTCAAGTTACGAAAGCGGCAACAAACATGTCAACAACTGATGGCAGACTTCGTGCAGTATCACCTATTTTCGAATTGCGACGAACATTAGCAAGTAATTACTAATTGTCGAGCTGCTGCTGGTGGAGATAATGACGCATCCTGTCATTGCTCTTTAGTTTGACATAATGACGTTTGCTGCGGCAGTGGATGTCTTGGACATGGCGTGATTTTCCATTCAATTTTTTCAGATCCATTTGTGTATCTAAGGTGTGGAATGCTTACAACAGTATGTGTTGCAGCATTACATATTACTGGTAAAGCAAGACGACAAAACAAAGGTACAGAATGCAGTCTGTCACAAGCATCTTTGTCACATTTCAGAAGAAGAAAATCTAATTTCTTCAAACTTCGAACATTGAAACAAACAGGATTGCTTTTCCAGTCAGCCGACTGATTGCATAACTGACTTGAGATCACAAATCTTCCATCCCACCAGAGACGTTCTCCCATACTAAGAGACTGTGATTCCTCACTTCTTTCGGCAGGTTGGCGACAAATCACTAGTCTCAAAGATTTGTCAAGTTTTGATGTTTTGTAGACAAAAACAAGACAACCACCTACTGCTATAGGTGGTAGCGAAAGTCGTCTCTGATTCattatgttgtttgtcaaaAGTTTGTAAACTGATTCAAGAGAAGGAGGGTACCGAAGGCCGCTCACATACATCAGCAATTTACTAAACAGTCTGTTGAGAGTCATTGCTGAAAGATGAGCGATGGAGCTAACATCCAATTCCACATATCCAAATTCTTCAATTACAGTGACACAGCTCTTGATGATGTGAGCCACTAGATCAACATATAACAATtcataaaaataaatttcctAAACTATCCACACTAAGCAAATGACGAGACATGTGAGCCTAATGGTAACATCGACTAATAGTCACCCAAAGAGCCCCACAACCCTAAACGTAGAATGAGGAAACTCTGgcaataaaaacaacaacagataaTTGTCATGTAATGTCAAACATGCAATATTGAgcacatatgtacatacatgaaagATGGAATTCTACATGTTAATATAAATGGACTTTAAAGGTACATTTGGGATAACTATTAAGCACATTTGCAAATTGTTTGTGAAGTAAAACTTGTATAAGATTTCATGTAGGCATGCCCAGGTTAtatttgacttaattaatttgcattGTAGTGCATGAGACCAACAAGAGTGTCTTGTTTATCAGTGTTTGCAAAGTGTTCAATTGGGCTTTCCGTGAAGCAACGATAGACTACTATTCCATACAAATGTGACCACTCCCACTACTTCCACCAAAAAGCAACTGCCTTAAGCCTGTGTATATGTGTAGCTTAGAAACAGTGTTAAACCTTCTAACTTTACTACAAATCAGAAGACAAGCTACTTTCACGCAGTTGCTCTGATCTCTGCTATAATTGGCAATTAAAACAAACCGATGCTGCAATAAGAAAGAAACTCCACGTGTCAGATCATGTCAACTTTTTAGTAGTAAACCAAGCAAGAGTGGAAACTTCAAAACCATCAGTTCAAAAAATGGACTGATCAGAGACATTCTCTGGTCTGTACAGAGCAACCACAAGAGACCTCGCAGTACTAGTGATACTTCGTGTGAGCTAGAAAGTTTCTATAGTAATATTAGTAGTAACAGATCAAAATGTAAGAGCTTTAGTACTGTGGTTGCATACTGACAACTTCATTGCATAGTATCATCATAGTTTGTATTACAGCATTCCATGTAAGTATGATTCTCTGTTGGGTATTTAATTTAGCAAATGCTGGTGGATGTATACAGTTtagaaatcaataaaaatcAATACAGACGGATAAAAGCATTACTGTACCTTCGTTGTTCGCAATGTCATTTGCATCACGCACCATCTCTGTCACCTCTTGCAAGTCACGAATACTCACATTACTATGAGACAACACTGATGCCAAAGATGACCGAATTGCAACTCGCCGAAAATCCTTGTTTTCATTGCTAGGATCATCTAACCAGGAGATACCGTTGTCCAAACAAAATTCAGTCACATCTTCCTGAAAAACAATAATGCACTAGTCTAAACAAATAAACCTAAATCAGCTGGTCATAAGCCAGAATCTCTGCCTCCTTACTCTTATAATCAACTACTGTAATTCCAGGCAAACGGACAGTACCATGACTCAAAATCAAATTGTAAAAAAACTAGTGTAGCAACTCAATCTAAATCCTAATCATAGAAATGACTGTAATGCAGCAAAATActtccatacatacatacacatgcacacagacatactACATACGGCACTCATATCTACTTGTGTGCATGGAATGTGTTAGCCTCATCCTCAGGCGTTTGCCTTGCTCCTCCGTGCAATGCTCGTGTGTCACATGACAT contains:
- the LOC134190722 gene encoding tRNA(Ile)-lysidine synthase-like, which translates into the protein MSELLFRTFEALALKLGIASERVAVGVSGGRDSMALSLLAKKTIRNVTAITVDHRLRSESELEAKFVQTQMTKMCIPHSVVQCSWPHSHPVKSQLQQQARQARYHLLATECARLKINHLLLAHQLNDQIETVIHRIGRASGIDGLSGMKMVTRWKSNSSLLLIRPLLNFTREDVTEFCLDNGISWLDDPSNENKDFRRVAIRSSLASVLSHSNVSIRDLQEVTEMVRDANDIANNEVAHIIKSCVTVIEEFGYVELDVSSIAHLSAMTLNRLFSKLLMYVSGLRYPPSLESVYKLLTNNIMNQRRLSLPPIAVGGCLVFVYKTSKLDKSLRLVICRQPAERSEESQSLSMGERLWWDGRFVISSQLCNQSADWKSNPVCFNVRSLKKLDFLLLKCDKDACDRLHSVPLFCRLALPVICNAATHTVVSIPHLRYTNGSEKIEWKITPCPRHPLPQQTSLCQTKEQ